The following coding sequences are from one Brienomyrus brachyistius isolate T26 chromosome 15, BBRACH_0.4, whole genome shotgun sequence window:
- the LOC125708699 gene encoding nuclear receptor subfamily 2 group F member 6-like isoform X1, whose product MAMVSGGWGDPNGDTNGLGEKGYLRADEDDGSPQAGSSDVEVGEDDKACSVDCAVCGDKSSGKHYGVFTCEGCKSFFKRSIRRNLSYSCRSNRECQIDQHHRNQCQYCRLKKCFRVGMRKEAVQRGRIPPSHSGISPTSLPGGGGGGSGVGGTGELFNGQPVSELISQLLRAEPYPSNRYGPQYGQQQGQVQAGGPVMGIDNICELAARLLFSTVEWARNIPYFPELPVSEQVALLRLSWSELFILNAAQSALPLHTAPLLAAAGFHSSPMSAERVVSFMDQVRLFQDQVDKLTRLQVDSAEYSCLKAIALFSPDACGLTDPVHVESLQEKAQVALTEYERLQYPSQPQRFGRLLLRLPALRAVPASLISQLFFMRLVGKTPIETLIRDMQLSGSSISWPYVPGQ is encoded by the exons ATGGCCATGGTGAGCGGGGGGTGGGGCGATCCCAACGGGGACACCAATGGACTGGGGGAGAAAGGGTACCTAAGGGCCGATGAGGATGACGGCTCGCCCCAGGCGGGCAGCAGCGACGTggaggtgggggaggacgacaaGGCCTGCTCAGTGGACTGCGCGGTCTGCGGCGACAAGTCGAGTGGCAAGCACTATGGCGTGTTCACCTGTGAGGGCTGCAAGAGCTTCTTCAAGAGGAGCATCAGGCGTAATCTCAGCTACAGCTGCAG GTCGAATCGAGAATGCCAGATTGACCAGCATCACCGTAACCAGTGCCAATATTGCCGGTTGAAGAAGTGCTTCCGTGTCGGAATGCGCAAAGAAG CAGTCCAGCGTGGACGCATCCCTCCTTCGCACTCAGGAATCAGTCCTACATCCCTGCCCGGGGGCGGTGGTGGAGGCAGTGGAGTAGGAGGCACTGGAGAGCTCTTTAACGGGCAGCCGGTCTCAGAACTCATCTCCCAGCTGCTGCGGGCCGAACCCTATCCCAGCAACCGCTATGGGCCCCAGTACGGCCAGCAGCAGGGGCAGGTGCAGGCCGGCGGACCCGTCATGGGCATTGACAACATCTGTGAGCTGGCGGCGCGGCTGCTGTTCAGCACCGTCGAGTGGGCACGCAACATCCCCTACTTTCCCGAGCTGCCCGTGTCGGAGCAGGTGGCTCTATTGAGGCTCAGCTGGAGCGAGCTCTTCATCCTGAACGCGGCACAGTCCGCCCTGCCGCTGCACACGGCCCCACTGCTGGCCGCCGCTGGCTTCCACTCGTCGCCCATGTCGGCCGAGCGCGTTGTGTCCTTCATGGACCAGGTGCGCCTCTTCCAGGACCAGGTGGACAAGCTCACGCGCCTGCAGGTGGACTCTGCAGAATACAGTTGCCTCAAAGCCATCGCCCTCTTCTCCCCTG ACGCCTGCGGCCTGACGGACCCCGTTCACGTGGAGAGCCTGCAGGAGAAGGCCCAGGTGGCGCTGACAGAGTACGAGCGGCTGCAGTACCCCAGCCAGCCGCAACGGTTCGGCCGCCTGCTGCTGCGCCTGCCTGCCCTGCGCGCTGTGCCCGCCTCGCTTATCTCCCAGCTTTTCTTCATGCGACTGGTGGGCAAGACGCCCATTGAGACGCTGATCCGTGACATGCAGCTGTCCGGTAGCTCCATCAGCTGGCCCTACGTTCCCGGGCAGTGA
- the si:ch73-61d6.3 gene encoding occludin, with protein MLEKQPYDSPPMYSPPYSPPTNGFGPSGSFQDPRSELDPYPGSPGSYYIEEKPQNFHKWSSPPGIVKIMEGIVVVLCVAIFACVASTLVWDMQYGYGGMGMGMGMGGYGVGSGYGYGSGYYGGGYYSSYPSPYSAKTSMIAIAAINFLISLGIFVASFSKTSSLRSRKFYLVVLIVSVIMAFLQGVINIVYIVGINPMAQSSHSMMYNSMLMMCQSMYGSGYGGGMTGAGLPMYNQYLYHYCFVDPQEAVAMVCGFLIVIALVVAAFFSYKTRSKIWRHGKPNIYWDKPLLGAPEGRDVEDWVNHVESQHSVQEAPTVVLSEKAAPPLNAANSVASYPVKTDSVFSEEMYKYNDYPKRPSDQPLQGSALSSSLSEEAVRVRRPAARRGKRCRRNPELDESQYETEYTTGGETGTELDQDHWLSIYPEITSDAQRQEYKKEFDSDLKTYKHLCAEIDDINDQMNKLSRELDTLDEGTTKYQAVAEEYNRLKDLKRMPDYQSKKLQCRELRHKLFHIKNMVKMYDKRYS; from the exons ATGCTTGAGAAACAGCCCTACGACAGCCCTCCCATGTACAGCCCACCCTACAGCCCTCCCACCAATGGCTTCGGCCCTTCTGGAAGTTTCCAGGACCCAAGAAGCGAACTGGACCCGTATCCCGGATCTCCTGGCTCTTACTATATCGAGGAGAAACCCCAGAACTTCCATAAGTGGTCTTCTCCACCTGGTATTGTGAAAATAATGGAGGGCATCGTTGTGGTCCTGTGCGTGGCCATCTTTGCCTGCGTGGCCTCCACCCTGGTCTGGGACATGCAGTATGGCTATGGTGGGATGGGCATGGGGATGGGCATGGGGGGCTACGGTGTTGGCTCTGGCTATGGTTATGGCTCTGGGTATTATGGAGGGGGCTATTACAGCTCCTATCCATCTCCATATTCTGCCAAAACAAGCATGATTGCTATTGCAGCTATCAACTTCCTCATTTCCTTGGGCATCTTCGTGGCCAGCTTCTCCAAGACCAGCAGCCTGCGCAGCCGCAAGTTCTACCTCGTGGTGCTTATAGTCAGTGTGATCATGGCCTTCCTGCAGGGTGTCATTAACATCGTCTACATCGTCGGCATCAACCCGATGGCGCAGAGCTCGCACAGCATGATGTACAACTCCATGCTGATGATGTGCCAGAGCATGTACGGGTCTGGTTATGGGGGAGGCATGACAGGCGCTGGTCTACCAATGTACAACCAGTACCTCTACCACTACTGCTTTGTGGACCCACAGGAG GCCGTAGCCATGGTGTGCGGCTTCCTAATTGTCATCGCTCTAGTCGTGGCTGCATTCTTCTCCTACAAAACACGCAGCAAGATCTGGCGCCATGGAAAACCCAACATCTACTGGGATAAACCTCTGCTTGGAGCCCCAGAAGGCAGAGACGTGGAGGACTGG GTGAACCATGTGGAGAGTCAGCACAGCGTCCAGGAAGCCCCCACAGTGGTTCTGTCAGAGAAGGCTGCCCCTCCGCTGAACGCGGCCAATAGCGTCGCCTCCTACCCTGTCAAAACAGACAGCGTGTTCAGTGAGGAAATGTACAAGTACAACGA CTACCCCAAGCGTCCGTCTGATCAGCCACTTCAGGGTTCGGCTCTCAGCTCGAGCCTCTCTGAGGAGGCCGTCCGGGTCCGGCGACCCGCAGCCAGGAGAGGGAAGCGCTGTCGCCGAAACCCCGAACTGGATGAGTCGCAGTACGAGACGGAATATACGACAGGTGGGGAAACCGGCACCGAGCTCGACCAGGACCACTGGCTGAG CATCTACCCAGAAATCACATCAGACGCTCAGCGACAGGAGTATAAGAAGGAATTTGATTCTGATCTGAAGACCTACAAGCATCTGTGTGCAGAAATTGATGACATCAATGACCAGATGAACAAATTAAGCAGGGAACTGGACACTCTGGATGAGGGAACCACTAAGTACCAG GCTGTGGCAGAGGAGTATAACCGACTGAAGGACCTGAAGCGG ATGCCGGATTATCAATCCAAGAAGCTTCAATGTCGAGAACTCCGACATAAACTTTTCCACATTAAGAACATGGTAAAGATGTATGACAAAAGGTACTCTTAG
- the LOC125708699 gene encoding nuclear receptor subfamily 2 group F member 6-like isoform X2 — protein MAMVSGGWGDPNGDTNGLGEKGYLRADEDDGSPQAGSSDVEVGEDDKACSVDCAVCGDKSSGKHYGVFTCEGCKSFFKRSIRRNLSYSCRSNRECQIDQHHRNQCQYCRLKKCFRVGMRKEVQRGRIPPSHSGISPTSLPGGGGGGSGVGGTGELFNGQPVSELISQLLRAEPYPSNRYGPQYGQQQGQVQAGGPVMGIDNICELAARLLFSTVEWARNIPYFPELPVSEQVALLRLSWSELFILNAAQSALPLHTAPLLAAAGFHSSPMSAERVVSFMDQVRLFQDQVDKLTRLQVDSAEYSCLKAIALFSPDACGLTDPVHVESLQEKAQVALTEYERLQYPSQPQRFGRLLLRLPALRAVPASLISQLFFMRLVGKTPIETLIRDMQLSGSSISWPYVPGQ, from the exons ATGGCCATGGTGAGCGGGGGGTGGGGCGATCCCAACGGGGACACCAATGGACTGGGGGAGAAAGGGTACCTAAGGGCCGATGAGGATGACGGCTCGCCCCAGGCGGGCAGCAGCGACGTggaggtgggggaggacgacaaGGCCTGCTCAGTGGACTGCGCGGTCTGCGGCGACAAGTCGAGTGGCAAGCACTATGGCGTGTTCACCTGTGAGGGCTGCAAGAGCTTCTTCAAGAGGAGCATCAGGCGTAATCTCAGCTACAGCTGCAG GTCGAATCGAGAATGCCAGATTGACCAGCATCACCGTAACCAGTGCCAATATTGCCGGTTGAAGAAGTGCTTCCGTGTCGGAATGCGCAAAGAAG TCCAGCGTGGACGCATCCCTCCTTCGCACTCAGGAATCAGTCCTACATCCCTGCCCGGGGGCGGTGGTGGAGGCAGTGGAGTAGGAGGCACTGGAGAGCTCTTTAACGGGCAGCCGGTCTCAGAACTCATCTCCCAGCTGCTGCGGGCCGAACCCTATCCCAGCAACCGCTATGGGCCCCAGTACGGCCAGCAGCAGGGGCAGGTGCAGGCCGGCGGACCCGTCATGGGCATTGACAACATCTGTGAGCTGGCGGCGCGGCTGCTGTTCAGCACCGTCGAGTGGGCACGCAACATCCCCTACTTTCCCGAGCTGCCCGTGTCGGAGCAGGTGGCTCTATTGAGGCTCAGCTGGAGCGAGCTCTTCATCCTGAACGCGGCACAGTCCGCCCTGCCGCTGCACACGGCCCCACTGCTGGCCGCCGCTGGCTTCCACTCGTCGCCCATGTCGGCCGAGCGCGTTGTGTCCTTCATGGACCAGGTGCGCCTCTTCCAGGACCAGGTGGACAAGCTCACGCGCCTGCAGGTGGACTCTGCAGAATACAGTTGCCTCAAAGCCATCGCCCTCTTCTCCCCTG ACGCCTGCGGCCTGACGGACCCCGTTCACGTGGAGAGCCTGCAGGAGAAGGCCCAGGTGGCGCTGACAGAGTACGAGCGGCTGCAGTACCCCAGCCAGCCGCAACGGTTCGGCCGCCTGCTGCTGCGCCTGCCTGCCCTGCGCGCTGTGCCCGCCTCGCTTATCTCCCAGCTTTTCTTCATGCGACTGGTGGGCAAGACGCCCATTGAGACGCTGATCCGTGACATGCAGCTGTCCGGTAGCTCCATCAGCTGGCCCTACGTTCCCGGGCAGTGA